From one Larimichthys crocea isolate SSNF chromosome XVIII, L_crocea_2.0, whole genome shotgun sequence genomic stretch:
- the igf2bp2a gene encoding insulin-like growth factor 2 mRNA-binding protein 2a isoform X2, with the protein MGWSDGSGKVELHGKVIEVDYSVPKKLRSRKIQIRNIPPHLQWEVLDGLLAQYGTVENLEQVNTDTETAVVNVTYATKEEAKVAIEKLTGHQFEDYSFKVSYIVDMDAAPPDQAPRTRRGGRSSRDHGASQPGPSGEFGPPRPRQHDFPLRMLVPTQFVGAIIGKEGLTIKNVTKQTQSKVDIHRKENAGAAEKPITIHSTPEGCSSACRMILDIMQKEANETKTTEDIPLKILAHNSLVGRLIGKEGRNLKKIEEETGTKITISSLQDLTIYNPERTITVKGSLEACCKAEAEIMKKLREAYENDIAAINQQANLIPGLNLNALGIFSSGLPVLPPAAGPRGAVPAVAPAGYNPFLSHSSHLGGLYGVPPASAITHQHSQQAQEQEVVYLFIPTQAVGALIGKKGQHIKQLAHFAGASIKIAPAENPDVTVRTVIITGTPEAQFKAQGRIFGKLKEENFFTAKEEVKLETHIKVPSTAAGRVIGKGGKTVNELQNLTSAEVIVPRDQTPDENDEVFVKISGHFFASQTAQRKIREIIQQVKQQEQKHQQGATVSLHHSK; encoded by the exons GAGTCGGAAGATCCAGATCCGGAACATTCCCCCTCATCTACAGTGGGAG GTTTTGGATGGCCTTCTAGCTCAGTATGGTACTGTAGAAAACCTGGAACAAG TGAACACTGATACAGAAACAGCAGTGGTGAATGTCACATACGCAACCAAGGAGGAAGCAAAAGT AGCCATTGAGAAGTTAACAGGACACCAGTTTGAAGACTACTCTTTCAAGGTGTCATATATTGTGGACATGGATGCTGCTCCGCCCGACCAGGCTCCTCGCACACGACGCGGAGGTCGGTCATCCCGGGACCACGGTGCCTCTCAGCCCGGGCCCTCAGGGGAGTTCGGCCCTCCCCGTCCGAGACAACACGACTTCCCCCTGCGCATGCTCGTGCCTACTCAGTTCGTAGGAGCCATCATAGGGAAGGAGGGCCTCACCATCAAGAATGTCACGAAACAGACGCAGTCCAA GGTGGACATTCATCGGAAGGAAAATGCAGGTGCAGCAGAAAAGCCCATCACCATCCACTCAACTCCCGAGGGCTGCTCCTCCGCCTGTCGCATGATCCTGGACATCATGCAGAAGGAGGCCAATGAGACCAAGAC gacGGAGGACATCCCTCTGAAAATCCTCGCCCACAACAGCCTCGTAGGCCGGCTGATTGGGAAGGAGGGCCGAAACCTGAAGAAAATTGAGGAGGAGACAGGGACCAAGATTACCATCTCCTC GTTACAAGACTTAACCATTTACAACCCAGAGAGGACCATCACAGTGAAGGGCAGCTTGGAGGCGTGTTGCAAAGCCGAGGCGGAGATCATGAAGAAACTGAGGGAAGCCTACGAGAATGACATTGCTGCTATAAAC CAACAGGCTAACCTGATCCCAGGCTTGAACCTGAACGCTCTGGGAATCTTTTCCTCTGGGCTGCCggtgctgccccctgctgctGGACCACGCGGTGCCGTGCCCGCTGTGGCACCAGCAGGATACAACCCATTCTTA AGTCACTCTTCACATCTCGGTGGCCTGTACGGGGTTCCTCCAGCAAGTGCCATCACCCACCAGCACTCA caACAGGCTCAAGAGCAGGAGGTTGTCTACCTCTTTATTCCAACTCAGGCAGTTGGGGCCCTGATCGGCAAGAAGGGCCAGCACATCAAACAACTCGCCCACTTCGCTGGAGCTTCCATCAAG atTGCCCCAGCTGAAAACCCAGACGTTACTGTGAGGACGGTTATCATTACTGGAACCCCAGAGGCTCAGTTTAag GCCCAAGGTCGGATATTTGGGAAGCTGAAAGAGGAGAACTTCTTCACAGCGAAGGAGGAGGTCAAACTGGAGACGCACATCAAGGTTCCCTCAACTGCAGCTGGCAGGGTCATCGGTAAAGGCGGCAAGACG GTAAACGAGCTGCAGAACCTTACGAGTGCTGAGGTCATTGTACCTCGGGACCAAACTCCAGACGAGAACGACGAGGTCTTTGTGAAAATCAGTGGGCATTTTTTTGCCAGCCAG ACTGCACAGAGGAAGATCCGGGAGATCATTCAGCAGGTCAAACAGCAGGAACAGAAGCACCAGCAGGGCGCCACCGTGTCACTGCACCACTCCAAGTGA